Proteins encoded by one window of Lathyrus oleraceus cultivar Zhongwan6 chromosome 1, CAAS_Psat_ZW6_1.0, whole genome shotgun sequence:
- the LOC127117766 gene encoding cytochrome B5-like protein gives MVWLIAFALLLGVVIALLLFNPRHHKSGQNGKAVSTSNNDKTSKSYSKNEVTLHNTRTDCWIIIKNKVYDVTSYVEEHPGGDAILAHAGDDSTEGFFGPQHATRVFDMIEDFYIGDLDQ, from the exons ATGGTATGGCTAATTGCATTCGCATTGCTTCTTGGTGTTGTCATCGCTCTTCTTCTTTTCAACCCAAGACACCACAAATCTG GACAAAATGGAAAAGCTGTTTCCACCTCAAACAATGATAAG ACATCAAAATCCTATAGTAAAAATGAAGTCACATTGCATAACACAAGAACAGATTGTTGGATAATCATCAAGAACAAG GTATACGATGTCACCTCATATGTGGAAGAACATCCTGGTGGTGATGCCATTCTAGCACATGCTGGAGATGATTCAACCGAAGGATTTTTCGG GCCACAGCACGCAACTCGAGTCTTTGACATGATTGAAGACTTCTACATTGGAGACTTGGACCAATAG
- the LOC127117776 gene encoding uncharacterized protein LOC127117776, whose product MGRVVKNCSSTYSHDSDSSELFLNQDLMLPILALLPLNSLLNSARYVCKQWATTIRTSHFAQACLRLSKPGLYVENRHFGTRSYYLHIKNYANGQFEFERTDLGTPLIAGMVIDSCNGILLMLCWTWNPAQTQAFLVNPVVKSCLKLPPLPLFREGPLLAIQFNIVCVPRTAKFKLFFIDIVEVSGAFYYVFYVLTIGVDNLWKEIDRKEAPVNWDNIWKPLYDGANYLYWISMHHEITVLDVDKEIIVGKFPLPPLPVVEPRSLTTFLWKGNQLSCTVRSLRNETYQIYILDFDSGKWSFYHEMGPFDYVAACGLDLVILLLLFRYWIHDQIIFRVVIFPRTEENWPRGKHTMHFSYNVNTRQLTKIEDIDMGSHEVWLHTNSLVSLPSIQHS is encoded by the coding sequence ATGGGAAGAGTTGTAAAAAACTGCAGCAGCACTTACAGTCATGATTCCGACTCTTCAGAGTTGTTTCTCAATCAAGACTTGATGCTTCCTATACTTGCTTTGCTTCCTCTCAACTCGCTGCTCAACTCTGCAAGGTATGTTTGCAAACAATGGGCAACTACTATTCGCACTTCCCATTTTGCTCAAGCATGTCTACGGCTTTCTAAACCCGGTCTTTACGTTGAAAATCGTCACTTTGGAACTCGTTCTTATTACTTGCATATCAAAAATTATGCCAACGGTCAGTTTGAATTTGAAAGGACTGATTTGGGAACGCCTTTAATAGCCGGAATGGTTATAGATAGTTGTAATGGCATATTGCTCATGCTTTGTTGGACTTGGAATCCTGCACAAACACAAGCTTTCCTCGTGAACCCAGTCGTGAAGTCTTGCCTTAAACTTCCTCCGCTACCCTTATTCCGAGAAGGCCCGTTACTTGCAATTCAATTTAATATAGTTTGTGTTCCTCGCACTGCTAAATTCAAGTTGTTCTTCATCGACATCGTGGAGGTTTCGGGTGCTTTTTATTATGTTTTCTATGTGCTAACAATTGGAGTAGATAACTTGTGGAAAGAGATAGATAGAAAAGAAGCTCCGGTAAACTGGGATAATATTTGGAAACCACTTTATGATGGAGCCAATTATCTTTACTGGATATCTATGCACCATGAAATAACTGTGTTGGATGTTGACAAGGAAATTATTGTAGGAAAATTTCCACTTCCCCCTTTGCCTGTGGTGGAACCTCGTTCTCTTACGACATTCTTATGGAAGGGAAATCAACTTTCTTGCACTGTCCGTAGTCTTCGTAATGAAACATATCAAATCTACATTCTGGATTTTGATTCTGGAAAATGGTCATTTTATCATGAAATGGGACCGTTTGATTATGTGGCTGCTTGCGGTCTTGACCTTGTTATTTTGCTTCTTCTATTTCGTTACTGGATCCACGATCAAATCATCTTTCGAGTAGTTATATTTCCAAGGACAGAAGAAAATTGGCCTAGAGGCAAACACACCATGCATTTTAGTTACAATGTCAATACTAGACAACTCACAAAGATTGAGGACATTGATATGGGCAGTCATGAGGTATGGCTTCACACCAACAGCCTAGTTTCGTTGCCAAGTATTCAACATAGTTAG
- the LOC127117756 gene encoding uncharacterized protein LOC127117756 gives MPSLDSLDSFLFSLSSEFSSPLGYFIQIQGCVICLLLAFGWVAAAYVRRREIKRIRRSLKNGNSFAFICQDINELEHSNQVNLPRVTVIMPLKGFGEHNLHNWRSQLTSLYGGPLEFILVVESTEDPAYHSISRLISEFEGSVDARVLVAGLSTTCSQKIHNQLVGVESMHKDSKYVLFLDDDVRLHPGSIGSLTLEMEKNPEIFIQTGYPLDLPSGSLGSYCIYEYHMPCSMGFATGGKTFFLWGGCMMMHAEDFRQDNCGVVSELKNGGYSDDMTLAAISSAHKKLITSPPVAVFPHPLATDLNFGRYWNYLRKQTFVLESYTTRVNRVMNRALFAVHCYLSWGFVSPFVMAIVHVAAAIQFHYKGYSRDEMTYNFGGLSLVYVLFICTFLELLSMWNLTRIEVQLCNVLSPEAPPLSIINYNWCLVFIAMLVDNFLYPISAIRSHFSQSINWSGIRYYLKDGKICKIDRTPTNKDMPPVFTDLGGKHLYGRIGFPSKESFLSSLSKTFAKWRQPKRSE, from the exons ATGCCTTCCTTAGACTCTCTTGATTCCTTTCTCTTTTCTCTCAGCTCAGAATTTTCTTCTCCTTTAGGATATTTCATTCAAATCCAG GGATGTGTAATCTGCTTGCTGCTAGCTTTTGGATGGGTTGCAGCGGCTTATGTTAG GAGAAGAGAGATAAAAAGAATAAGGAGGAGTCTAAAGAATGGAAATAGCTTTGCTTTCATTTGTCAAGATATCAATGAACTTGAGCATTCCAATCAGGTCAATTTGCCAAGAGTAACAGTAATAATGCCTCTAAAAGGGTTTGGTGAACACAATCTCCATAACTGGAGGAGTCAG TTAACATCTCTATATGGTGGTCCTCTAGAATTTATTTTGGTGGTGGAAAGTACAGAGGATCCTGCTTACCATTCTATATCAAGACTCATATCAGAATTTGAG GGTTCTGTTGATGCTAGAGTACTTGTAGCTGGTTTGTCAACAACTTGTAGTCAAAAAATTCACAATCAATTG GTTGGAGTGGAGTCAATGCATAAAGATAGCAAGTATGTACTGTTTTTAGACGATGATGTTAGGCTACATCCTGGATCAATTGGATCACTCACTCTTGAAATGGAAAAGAATCCTGAG ATATTTATTCAAACTGGATATCCTCTTGATCTGCCATCTGGAAGTTTAGGGAGTTACTGCATCTATGAATACCATATG CCTTGTTCGATGGGATTCGCCACTGGTGGAAAAACATTCTTTTTGTGGGGAGGGTGCATGATG ATGCATGCTGAAGATTTTAGACAAGATAACTGCGGCGTAGTGTCAGAACTTAAAAATGGTGGATATTCTGATGATATGACTCTTGCAGCCATATCTA GTGCTCATAAAAAGCTCATCACTTCTCCTCCGGTTGCCGTCTTTCCTCATCCACTTGCAACTGATCTTAATTTCGGAAG GTACTGGAACTATTTGAGGAAACAGACATTTGTTTTGGAGTCGTACACGACAAGAGTTAACCGTGTGATGAACCGCGCACTGTTTGCCGTTCACTGTTATTTGTCATGGGGATTTGTATCGCCGTTCGTTATGGCGATAGTTCATGTTGCAGCAGCAATACAATTTCACTATAAAGGATACTCTCGTGATGAAATGACCTACAATTTTGGCG GGTTATCACTGGTGTACGTTCTATTCATATGCACTTTTCTTGAGCTTCTTTCAATGTGGAACTTGACAAGGATAGAAGTTCAACTTTGCAATGTTTTGTCACCAGAGGCACCTCCACTTTCTATTATTAACTATAATTGGTGTCTT GTTTTCATTGCTATGCTGGTCGATAACTTTCTATACCCTATATCTGCGATTCGTTCTCATTTCTCTCAATCTATTAATTGGTCTGGTATTCGATACTATTTGAAAGACGGGAAAATCTGCAAG ATAGATAGAACTCCAACAAACAAGGATATGCCTCCAGTATTCACAGACTTGGGAGGAAAACATTTATATGGAAGGATAGGGTTTCCTTCAAAAGAATCTTTCCTTAGTTCATTGTCGAAAACTTTCGCAAAATGGCGTCAACCAAAGCGATCTGAATAA